The Methanocorpusculum vombati genome has a window encoding:
- the cobA gene encoding uroporphyrinogen-III C-methyltransferase, translated as MTGKVYLVGSGPGGLGLLTAKAREVIDSADVILYDQLPGEEVLSTLPASAEKIDVGKYGGCHTMKQADIEALLVAKAQAGGTVVRLKGGDPFMFGRGGEEMETLREHGIAVEVVPGVTSGIAVPECVGIPVTHRSWASQVTFVTGHEDPEKEVSSIDWKWLAGSPGTIVIFMGVKNLPVIAELLIENGKTPETKIAVIERGFRKDQRVTCATLADIGEVAGRVGVKPPAIIVIGEVVSLYRDGSEGAWAQW; from the coding sequence ATGACAGGTAAAGTGTATTTGGTGGGGTCCGGGCCGGGAGGCCTCGGACTTCTGACGGCAAAGGCGCGTGAGGTTATCGATTCAGCGGATGTGATTCTGTATGATCAGCTGCCGGGTGAAGAGGTGTTGTCCACGCTTCCGGCGTCGGCTGAGAAGATTGATGTCGGCAAGTATGGCGGATGCCACACGATGAAGCAGGCGGATATTGAAGCGCTGCTGGTTGCAAAGGCACAGGCCGGGGGAACGGTTGTGCGGCTGAAAGGCGGTGATCCGTTTATGTTCGGCCGCGGCGGTGAGGAGATGGAAACGCTCCGCGAGCACGGTATTGCCGTTGAGGTGGTGCCCGGGGTGACGAGCGGGATTGCGGTTCCTGAGTGTGTCGGCATTCCGGTGACGCATCGGTCGTGGGCAAGTCAGGTGACGTTTGTCACCGGTCACGAGGATCCCGAAAAGGAGGTTTCCTCCATTGACTGGAAGTGGCTTGCAGGAAGCCCCGGGACGATTGTAATCTTTATGGGCGTCAAAAATCTCCCGGTCATCGCGGAACTTCTGATCGAAAACGGCAAGACACCGGAGACGAAGATTGCAGTGATCGAACGCGGGTTCCGGAAGGATCAGCGGGTGACATGTGCGACGCTTGCAGACATCGGTGAGGTTGCAGGCCGCGTCGGGGTAAAGCCTCCGGCGATCATCGTGATCGGCGAGGTGGTAAGTCTGTACCGCGACGGTTCCGAAGGTGCCTGGGCCCAGTGGTGA
- the hemC gene encoding hydroxymethylbilane synthase, protein MLNVRIGTRGSKLALAQTNNVLGLLTEAGVPAESQIITTSGDAVLDRGLHQIGGQGVFVRELDNAILRGEIDAAVHSMKDIPAERPDGLITAAILPRDPPYDFFVFNRPVEEIYSVGTSSTRRRAQLLRYYQCMPQVRVEPLRGNVDTRLSKLNDGLYDAIVLAEAGLVRLGYHVNGVRLPADQFVPSPNQGTVAVVCRDTPELREVFAPLNDPQTAFDTGVERRVMEQVGGGCFTPQGIFCRNGHLIAEVLSLDGTRSDRIVETVTSFEEATEIGIQFREIASELIEEARTALGLKS, encoded by the coding sequence ATGCTGAACGTGCGGATAGGTACCCGCGGCAGCAAGCTGGCGCTTGCACAGACCAATAATGTGCTCGGACTTCTCACGGAAGCTGGTGTTCCTGCCGAATCGCAGATAATTACCACCTCCGGCGATGCGGTGCTTGACCGCGGTCTGCATCAGATCGGGGGACAGGGCGTGTTTGTCCGCGAGCTGGACAATGCGATTCTGCGCGGCGAGATCGACGCGGCAGTGCACAGTATGAAGGATATTCCGGCCGAACGCCCGGACGGGCTGATCACGGCGGCGATTCTTCCCCGTGACCCGCCGTATGATTTTTTTGTGTTTAACCGTCCGGTGGAGGAGATCTACTCGGTGGGGACGTCAAGTACCCGGCGGCGTGCACAGCTTCTCCGGTATTATCAGTGCATGCCGCAGGTGCGGGTTGAGCCGCTGCGGGGCAATGTGGATACCCGGCTTTCCAAGCTGAATGACGGTCTCTACGATGCGATTGTGCTTGCGGAGGCCGGTCTGGTGCGGCTCGGCTATCATGTGAACGGGGTACGGCTGCCGGCGGATCAGTTTGTGCCGTCGCCGAATCAGGGGACGGTTGCGGTGGTCTGCCGCGACACGCCGGAGCTCCGGGAGGTGTTTGCGCCGCTGAATGATCCGCAGACCGCGTTTGATACGGGGGTGGAACGCCGGGTAATGGAGCAGGTGGGCGGCGGCTGTTTTACGCCGCAGGGCATTTTCTGCCGCAATGGTCACCTGATCGCGGAGGTTCTGTCGCTGGACGGCACCCGCAGTGACCGTATCGTGGAGACGGTCACAAGCTTTGAGGAGGCAACGGAGATCGGCATACAGTTCCGCGAAATTGCATCCGAACTTATTGAGGAGGCAAGGACTGCCCTCGGGTTGAAATCATGA